One Setaria italica strain Yugu1 chromosome II, Setaria_italica_v2.0, whole genome shotgun sequence DNA segment encodes these proteins:
- the LOC101759006 gene encoding DEAD-box ATP-dependent RNA helicase 32, whose translation MRRPKRRGAGKQTRLREEDEIALLDEWIEAGKPRPGTKPPPPSKSAGAGPAPPAAGEYPEYGACTRFDELPLSQKTKDALRKKKFMEMSEIQRAALPHALCGRDVLGAAKTGSGKTLAFVIPVIEKLYRERWGPEDGVGCIILSPTNDLAQQIFEVIKDVEEFHNFSAGAIVGKRKGIELEKEHINSLNILVCTPGRLVQHFNETPNFDCSQLQMLVLDEADQILDHGFKSQVDAIISQIPRVRQTLLFSATQTKSVKDLARVSLKNPEYISVHDEAKTATPDTLEQYAMIVPLEQKLNMLWSFIKRHLNSKTIVFLSSVKQVKFVFEIFKKLRPGIPLKCIHGRMTHVVQQAIVADFNESTSVLFSTDLTSRGLDINNVDWVVQVDCPESIDIYIHRVGRTARYNKKGKSLMFLCPEEEAMLEKLKATESKIPIHIRKPKAEQLEQISQNIASVLVKFPNLQQLGKRAFVTYLKSVYLQKDKKVFDLSRFSAEKFAAYAASLGLPVTPTIRFISHKKNVSKKDMEDIDKKQIKSSSKPEVIINPQVNSDLTMDDGDDDILYPKKPIADANMDDGLDDVLRPKEPTTDTDTKPEKVTELGKPLKKKKLKINVHRPVGTRVKYDDEGNIIPPLASLAEEVALEPVVHKDKISQRYAEMLREMREHDKEDKLEHKKSLREKKLQKKMKLKRKRQEETEVGSEEDSGSESDRGRDVASKGKKRYFKDDDEDDNTVKDGDVLAQQEALALKLLSKMHS comes from the exons ATGCGCCGCCCGaagcgccgcggcgcggggaaGCAGACCCGCCTCAGGGAGGAGGACGAGATCGCCCTCCTCGACGAATGGATCGAAGCCGGCAAACCCCGACCGGGCACCaagcccccgccgccctcgaAATCCGCCGGAGCGGGTCCGGCGCCTCCGGCAGCCGGGGAGTACCCGGAGTACGGCGCGTGCACGCGGTTCGACGAGCTGCCGCTGTCGCAGAAGACCAAGGACGCGCTGCGGAAGAAGAAATTCATGGAGATGAGCGAGATCCAGCGCGCCGCCTTGCCCCACGCTCTCTGCGGCCGCGACGTCCTCGGCGCGGCCAAGACCGGCTCCGGCAAGACCCTGGCCTTCGTCATCCCG GTTATAGAGAAGCTGTACAGAGAGAGATGGGGTCCAGAGGATGGTGTGGGCTGCATTATTCTTTCCCCCACGAACGATTTGGCTCAGCAAATTTTTGAAGTGATCAAGGATGTCGAGGAGTTCCATAACTTTAGTGCTGGTGCTATTGTTGGTAAGCGCAAGGGTATTGAGCTAGAGAAGGAACACATCAACAGCTTGAATATCTTGGTGTGCACACCTGGGCGATTAGTCCAGCACTTCAATGAAACTCCCAATTTCGATTGTTCACAGCTCCAG ATGTTGGTGCTTGACGAGGCAGATCAAATTCTTGATCATGGTTTCAAAAGTCAGGTTGATGCTATCATTTCTCAGATTCCCAGAGTTAGACAAACTTTACTGTTTTCCGCTACACAAACGAAGTCAGTTAAAGACCTTGCAAGGGTTAGCCTAAAGAATCCAGAATATATAAGTGTGCATGATGAAGCTAAAACAGCCACCCCAGATACTCTGGAGCAGTATGCCATGATTGTTCCTCTTGAACAGAAGCTAAATATGCTCTGGAGCTTCATTAAAAGGCATCTAAATTCTAAGACAATAGTCTTCTTATCTAGTGTCAAGCAG GTTAAATTtgtttttgaaatttttaaGAAACTACGCCCTGGTATTCCTTTGAAATGTATCCATGGAAGGATGACACATGTAGTACAGCAGGCCATAGTTGCAGATTTCAATGAATCCACTTCAGTTCTGTTCTCAACTGATTTAACCTCTAGAGGACTGGATATAAATAATGTGGATTGGGTGGTACAG GTTGATTGCCCAGAAAGCATTGATATTTACATCCATAGAGTTGGCCGTACAGCTCGTTACAATAAGAAAGGAAAATCGCTTATGTTCCTTTGTCCTGAGGAAGAAGCAATGCTTGAAAAATTGAAGGCTACTGAAAGCAAAATACCTATACACATACGGAAG CCAAAGGCAGAACAACTGGAGCAGATATCTCAGAATATAGCCTCGGTGCTGGTTAAATTTCCCAATCTGCAGCAATTGGGTAAAAGGGCATTTGTTACATATCTTAAGTCAGTGTATCTCCAGAAAGACAAAAAGGTGTTCGACCTGAGCAGGTTCTCTGCAGAGAAGTTTGCTGCGTATGCTGCTTCACTTGGTCTGCCTGTTACACCCACCATCCGCTTCATAAGCCACAAGAAGAATGTGTCAAAGAAGGATATGGAAGATATTGATAAGAAACAGATCAAATCCAGCTCCAAACCTGAAGTTATCATCAATCCACAGGTCAACAGTGATTTGACTATGGATGATGGAGATGACGACATCCTTTATCCCAAGAAGCCCATTGCAGATGCTAATATGGATGATGGACTTGATGATGTCCTTCGCCCCAAGGAGCCCACCACAGATACGGATACAAAACCAGAGAAAGTTACCGA ACTTGGAAAGCccttaaaaaagaagaaactgAAGATAAATGTGCACAGGCCAGTGGGAACAAGGGTCAAGTATGATGATGAGGGCAACATCATCCCACCTCTCGCATCTTTAGCTGAAGAAGTGGCTTTAGAACCTGTGGTTCACAAGGATAAAA TTTCCCAGCGGTACGCAGAGATGTTGAGAGAAATGCGGGAGCACGACAAGGAGGACAAGCTCGAACATAAGAAGAGCTTGCGGGAGAAGAAGCtgcagaagaagatgaagctgaaGCGCAAGAGGCAGGAGGAGACAGAAGTCGGGTCTGAGGAGGACAGCGGCTCAGAGTCAGACAGAGGCAGAGACGTAGCTAGCAAGGGCAAAAAGAGGTACTTCAAGGACGACGATGAAGATGATAACACTGTGAAGGATGGTGACGTTCTAGCTCAGCAGGAGGCCTTGGCGCTGAAGCTCCTGAGTAAAATGCACAGTTAA
- the LOC111255650 gene encoding 18.8 kDa class V heat shock protein codes for MDYYYPMEEEVVHQQQHPGLRAAQLPWQWQWRLFSLLSPPAAAAAQQPRRPANHVSWEETAAAHLFSASLPGVRKEEIRVEVEDARYLVIRTELDGATAAGAEGDGGAVGLGRRSFDRKFRLPGMVDVDGISAEYTHGVLTVTVPRMHTRARPVVGLLGAGPAADSAARAA; via the exons ATGGATTACTACTACccaatggaggaggaggtggtgcaccagcagcagcatccGGGACTCAGGGCGGCGCAGTTGCcatggcagtggcagtggcgcCTCTTCTCCCTGCtctctcctccggcggcggcagcggcgcagcagccgcgccggccggccaacCATGTCAGCTGGGAGGagaccgccgccgcgcacctcTTCTCCGCCAGCCTCCCGG GCGTGCGCAAGGAGGAGATCAGGGTGGAGGTAGAGGACGCGAGGTACCTCGTCATCCGCACGGAGCTggacggcgccaccgccgcgggcgcggagggagacggcggcgccgtcggaCTGGGGAGGAGGAGCTTCGACAGGAAGTTCCGGCTGCCGGGGATGGTGGACGTGGACGGCATCTCGGCGGAGTACACCCACGGCGTGCTGACCGTGACGGTCCCAAGGATGCACACCCGGGCCCGGCCCGTCGtcggcctcctcggcgccggGCCGGCCGCCGACTCCGCGGCCCGGGCCGCCTGA
- the LOC101753613 gene encoding uncharacterized protein LOC101753613, producing the protein MSCSATKFIGTGGGEKSMLWDLIQDIEPWDLGVIQKDVAPETVDAMKRTISGMLGLLPSDRIRVVVEALWNPFFKLLLPSIMTGSITIAAMPGQLPDMEMLAQFGCGAVLLSLGAAFPYGVLSMGMVFMAENVK; encoded by the exons ATGAGCTGCTCGGCAACCAAGTTTATAGGCACTGGCGGTGGTGAG AAATCCATGCTCTGGGACTTGATCCAGGATATAGAGCCCTGGGACCTAGGTGTCATTCAGAAAGATGTTGCTCCTGAAACAGTAGATGCAATGAAGAGGACCATATCTGGCATGTTGGGCCTGCTTCCATCTGATCGCATCCGTGTCGTTGTAGAAGCCCTTTGGaatcccttcttcaagctatTGCTACCTTCAATTATGACTGG GTCGATCACAATAGCAGCGATGCCAGGGCAGTTACCTGACATGGAAATGCTGGCACAATTCGGATGTGGAGCTGTCCTTCTCAG CTTAGGTGCAGCCTTTCCCTATGGAGTCCTGTCTATGGGAATGGTTTTCATGGCCGAGAATGTCAAATGA